Proteins co-encoded in one Methylomonas albis genomic window:
- a CDS encoding H-NS family nucleoid-associated regulatory protein, which translates to MTTKTNANASKLNLEDKSITELQELFASTQLLLEQKQGEIRATAVQKINEIAKEARIKVWIREPKQRDAKAEKLCRNPDDPSQTYNGKGASPKWLKDKVAAGANKDDFLVKADSDSSDKATAESATQA; encoded by the coding sequence ATGACCACAAAAACCAATGCAAACGCTTCCAAACTTAACCTCGAAGACAAATCTATCACTGAACTACAAGAGCTGTTTGCTTCTACCCAGCTTCTGTTGGAGCAGAAACAAGGTGAAATTCGTGCAACCGCTGTCCAGAAAATTAATGAGATTGCCAAAGAAGCCAGAATCAAAGTCTGGATACGTGAACCCAAACAACGCGATGCAAAAGCAGAAAAGCTCTGTCGTAATCCCGATGATCCTTCGCAGACGTACAACGGCAAAGGGGCCAGTCCAAAATGGCTCAAGGATAAAGTTGCCGCTGGAGCAAATAAGGATGATTTTTTAGTCAAAGCAGACAGCGACAGCAGCGATAAAGCGACAGCCGAATCAGCAACTCAAGCGTAA
- a CDS encoding GIY-YIG nuclease family protein, which produces MTLYLPVKMRFKLINHLSLDVVKNSKYLIYAHQCSEGVFVGMAADPVKRWQEHLSDANTEFSHNYNDSFRRAIRKCGNNFIHYIIGVANTENLAKDKEAIAIEYYAA; this is translated from the coding sequence ATGACCCTATATTTACCAGTTAAGATGAGATTTAAGCTAATAAATCATCTTTCATTAGATGTTGTTAAAAATAGCAAATACTTGATTTATGCCCACCAATGCTCTGAAGGTGTCTTTGTGGGCATGGCGGCAGATCCAGTTAAGCGATGGCAAGAACATTTATCAGACGCCAATACTGAATTCAGTCATAATTATAACGACAGCTTTAGAAGGGCTATACGTAAATGCGGCAATAATTTCATCCATTACATAATTGGTGTAGCAAATACCGAGAATCTTGCCAAGGATAAAGAGGCCATAGCTATTGAATATTATGCTGCATAA
- a CDS encoding Rap1a/Tai family immunity protein, protein MRHVIKLRLRQLITYLIVVYPVCFCSSTNAEFFSSTNLYQWLENDMNGIESYEGGMSKGYLMGVMDMLATTLPPTICVPKNTGISAYELKSVVYTYMATHPDMIKEKPDKVVYQALSEHWSCK, encoded by the coding sequence ATGCGCCATGTAATCAAACTACGTCTTAGACAGCTAATAACCTACTTGATTGTTGTCTATCCGGTTTGTTTTTGTTCAAGTACCAATGCCGAATTCTTTTCTAGCACTAACCTTTACCAATGGCTAGAAAATGACATGAACGGTATTGAATCTTATGAAGGCGGCATGAGTAAAGGCTACTTGATGGGAGTCATGGATATGCTGGCAACTACTTTGCCTCCGACAATCTGCGTTCCTAAAAATACTGGCATCAGCGCTTACGAATTAAAGTCTGTGGTCTACACGTATATGGCGACACATCCTGACATGATCAAGGAAAAACCTGACAAAGTTGTTTATCAGGCGCTGTCTGAGCACTGGTCCTGCAAATGA
- a CDS encoding YccF domain-containing protein has protein sequence MRAIGNFFWFVLGGAFMGLAWWFAGVVAFLTVVGIPWAKACFVIGQFSFFPFGKEAISRRELKQHDDIGTGALGFIGNLIWFVFAGLWLAIGHIISAVINFSTIIGIPFGIQHLKLAAIALAPIGQTIVTTEEADAIRRANADAWVDQSRHR, from the coding sequence ATGAGAGCAATTGGTAATTTTTTCTGGTTCGTATTAGGCGGCGCTTTTATGGGCTTAGCGTGGTGGTTCGCAGGTGTGGTTGCGTTCTTAACTGTCGTTGGTATTCCTTGGGCAAAAGCGTGTTTTGTCATCGGACAGTTTTCATTCTTTCCGTTTGGCAAGGAAGCCATCAGTCGTCGTGAACTCAAGCAACATGATGACATTGGTACTGGCGCATTAGGATTTATTGGTAATCTGATTTGGTTCGTGTTTGCGGGATTGTGGTTGGCCATCGGTCACATTATTTCCGCCGTCATCAATTTCTCTACGATTATCGGTATTCCGTTTGGGATACAACATCTCAAATTGGCGGCGATTGCATTAGCACCGATTGGTCAAACCATCGTGACAACTGAAGAAGCTGATGCGATACGACGCGCAAACGCTGATGCTTGGGTAGATCAGTCACGACATCGCTAA
- a CDS encoding HNH endonuclease signature motif containing protein: MNRLSIPLLVLLTVSSISIAVTDDIPDLSKTPGVARPGLTKTKICSIKWGADERHVTPNMKKQVFANYGYSGYDDPHCIADAHNKTCEIDHLISRELGGADDVSNLWPQAYGGTPWNAHLKDRLENRLNKEVCQGRLSLKNAQQLLVNDWRIAYQKCFGSP, encoded by the coding sequence ATGAATAGATTATCCATACCCTTATTAGTATTACTGACAGTAAGCTCAATCAGCATTGCAGTTACGGACGATATTCCTGATTTATCAAAAACACCTGGAGTTGCTCGTCCTGGACTGACAAAAACCAAAATCTGTAGCATTAAGTGGGGAGCGGATGAGCGTCATGTCACGCCTAATATGAAGAAGCAAGTGTTTGCTAATTATGGCTATAGCGGTTATGACGATCCACATTGCATTGCAGATGCGCATAACAAAACCTGTGAAATTGATCATTTGATTAGTCGTGAACTAGGTGGAGCTGATGACGTCAGTAATCTATGGCCACAAGCGTATGGAGGAACACCTTGGAACGCTCACCTTAAGGACCGACTGGAAAATCGTTTAAACAAAGAAGTGTGCCAAGGACGTTTATCGTTGAAAAATGCGCAACAGCTATTGGTTAATGATTGGCGGATTGCTTATCAAAAATGTTTTGGATCACCGTAA
- a CDS encoding H-NS histone family protein, translating into MNLETKSPEEIQAIIAKAQAELIERQQSKRKEVLAQIKELAASIGVTVQISDSSKSADKRSSTVVIKYRDSENPNNQWTGRGLAPKWIKAYQAAGRSKEEFLI; encoded by the coding sequence ATGAACTTGGAAACAAAATCACCGGAAGAAATACAAGCCATCATTGCCAAAGCACAAGCGGAACTCATTGAGAGACAACAGAGTAAACGCAAAGAAGTGCTTGCTCAGATTAAAGAGCTTGCTGCGTCAATCGGTGTAACTGTACAAATTAGCGATAGCAGCAAGTCAGCCGATAAACGCTCGTCCACTGTCGTAATCAAATACCGTGATTCTGAAAATCCAAACAACCAATGGACAGGTAGAGGATTAGCCCCTAAATGGATAAAAGCTTATCAAGCTGCTGGTCGTAGTAAAGAAGAGTTTTTAATCTGA
- a CDS encoding Com family DNA-binding transcriptional regulator — protein sequence MEILKCGKCERKLAEADYREISIKCPRCKTLNVIRASSPIPEHRECHCQRGTRGEISKGINQSL from the coding sequence ATGGAAATTTTGAAATGCGGTAAATGTGAAAGAAAGTTAGCAGAAGCGGATTATCGGGAGATCTCTATCAAGTGTCCGCGCTGTAAAACCTTAAACGTCATTAGGGCCTCGAGCCCCATTCCAGAACACCGCGAGTGTCATTGTCAAAGAGGCACTCGTGGAGAAATATCAAAGGGAATCAATCAATCTTTATAA
- a CDS encoding putative phage abortive infection protein: MNNKKSLLKKDVLSIVVVVVLSIFVIAQYVINFGTELSANNADWGTFGDYIGGTLNPVIAGFAFYWIIQSYRLQKDELSDTRKILQYQNSVLNKQNFESTFFQLASLLNEIIKNLSLEGMPEEESDDKSPLIFSGVVTNRKCIQKLHDILKNVFLHGYARGDYNTSNTESVNQSPLIALFDAHNSKIGEHRLSPRIVIINTIYDDFYNEYGHIIGHYFRTVYNIIKFVDIANIEENEKKIYTNLIRAQLSKFELALLFYNSLNPKFGLVKFLPLMKKYDLLTHLENEVLVYPDDRDIWNEITYKISTK, translated from the coding sequence GTGAATAATAAAAAATCGTTACTTAAAAAAGATGTGTTATCAATTGTAGTTGTTGTGGTTTTATCAATATTTGTTATTGCGCAATACGTAATAAACTTTGGTACGGAGCTGTCAGCTAATAATGCAGATTGGGGTACTTTTGGTGATTATATAGGAGGAACACTGAATCCAGTAATTGCTGGCTTTGCATTTTATTGGATAATTCAATCATATAGATTGCAAAAAGACGAACTTTCAGACACCAGAAAGATACTTCAGTACCAGAATTCAGTTTTGAATAAACAGAATTTTGAGTCTACTTTTTTCCAATTGGCTTCTTTATTAAATGAAATAATAAAAAACTTAAGTTTAGAAGGTATGCCTGAAGAAGAAAGTGACGACAAAAGCCCTCTAATATTTTCTGGCGTGGTTACAAATAGAAAGTGTATTCAAAAGTTACATGATATTTTAAAAAATGTTTTTTTACATGGCTATGCGAGAGGCGATTACAATACAAGTAACACTGAGTCGGTAAATCAAAGTCCCCTTATTGCATTATTTGATGCTCATAACAGCAAAATTGGCGAACATAGACTATCGCCAAGAATAGTTATAATCAACACAATCTATGATGATTTTTACAATGAGTATGGGCATATAATTGGTCATTATTTTAGAACAGTTTACAATATCATAAAATTTGTAGATATAGCCAACATTGAGGAAAATGAAAAAAAAATATATACAAACTTAATTCGTGCTCAGTTGTCAAAATTTGAACTTGCATTATTATTCTACAATTCGCTGAATCCAAAGTTTGGTTTAGTTAAGTTTTTGCCGTTGATGAAAAAATACGATTTATTAACGCACCTAGAAAACGAAGTATTGGTCTATCCTGATGACAGAGATATCTGGAATGAAATTACTTATAAAATCAGTACAAAATAG